The sequence CGCTCCGGTTCTGCGAGACGCGGAGAGATCACTCACATGTTGATGGGCCTGAACCCCCTCGGCCGGCATTGCGTCCGCTCGGTTCGGCGCGCTCTGGCGGGCATTCTTGTCGCCGGCGTGGCGTTGACCGCGGTCACCGTGGAAGCCGCCGCAGCGCCCAACTCATCCATCGTCGTCGATGCCAAGACCGGCAAGGTCTTGTACTCGAAGGAGCCCGACGCGCTGCGTCGCCCCGCCTCCCTCACCAAGATGATGACGCTCTATCTGCTATTCGGCGAGCTGGAGAGCGGCCGGCTCACCATGTCGTCCCGACTTCGCGTTTCCGAATTCGCCTCGCGCCAGCGACCGACGAAGCTGGGCCTCAAGCCCGGTTCGACGATCGCCGTCCGCGACGCCATGCTCGGCCTGATCACGCGTTCGGCCAATGACGCCGCCGTGGTCATCGCCGAAAATCTTTCAGGCTCTGAAGCCGCCTTTGCCCAGCGCATGACCCGCACCGCCCGGTCGATCGGCATGAGCCGCACCACGTTCCGCAACGCCTCCGGCCTGCCCAATGACGGTCAGTGGTCGACGGCGCGCGACATGGCGACCCTCGGCCGCGCGCTGCAGGACCGCTATCCGCGCTATTACAAGTTCTTCGCGACCAAGAGCTTCGTCTACAACGGCCGCGTCATCAACGGTCACAACCGCCTGCTCGGCCGCGTCAATGGCGTCGACGGCATCAAGACCGGCTACACCAATGCCTCGGGCTACAATCTCGTCTCGTCCGTGAAGCGCGACAACCGCGCTCTGGTCGCGACCGTCATGGGCGGCAACACCGGCGCTGCCCGCGACAAGCAGATGGCCACGATGCTCGAGAAATACCTGCCCGTCGCCTATGCCGGCCCGGCCAAGTCGCGCTCGCTGTTTGCCCGCGCCCAGAATGCGCCGGCCGCGGATGTCGACGATGTCGAGACCGAAGTCGCCGTCGCGGCGCCTACCCCCGCACCGGTCCCCGCCGCTCGCCCTGCCCGCGCTGAGACGGTCGCTGTCGCGGCCGTCGCCACCCCGCTTGCCAAGGCCATGCCGCTCGCCAAGCCCCTGCCGCTGGCGAAGGCTGCTCCGATCCCGGCGCCCGCCCCGGTCCAGGTCGCCGATGTCGAGGATGAGGAGCCCGTCTCCGTCCAGGCCTATGCGCCGGAGCCGATCGAGCCCGCCGCCGCCCGCGGACCGCGCATGGTTTTCCAGACCGGCCCGGCCGGCAAGCCGATCAGCCGCCCGTCCGTCAAGACGGCCGCCATCGTCCAGCCCGTCCCCACCGCCGACGACGATTCGGGCGACAGCTTCACCGGAAGCATCGCCGCTTCCGCTGCGCCGACCGCTGAAATCGCCGATGGCTGGAAGATCCAGATTGCCGCCGCACCCGACGAAGACGGCGCCAAGCTGATGCTGGACCGCGCCAAGTCCAAGGCAGGCAAGATGCTGGCCAGTGCAACGCCCAGCGTCGAGCCCGTCGCCAAGGGCGCTTCGACCCTCTACCGCGCCCGCTTCGCCGGGTTCGACAACAAGGATCAGGCCCGCGCCGTTTGCGCATACCTGACGAAGCGCGATGTGTCCTGCCTTGCCGTCCGTCAGTAACGGGCGGCCGCGTACCAGAATTTCGCCCTCCTTTTTTGTACCTGCGTTTGGGAGCTAGCGATGTCCGCCGAGGAGTCTTTCCTTCGCCTCGTTGATTTGGGCGGCCAAGAACGTCGATCCTCCCTGGTCGGGATGGACGCGTTTCATCAGCCGTCGGTAGGCCGTTCTGATTTCGGCCTCGGAAGCGCCGGCCGAAAGGCCAAGGATCTGGTAGGCCTGCTCATCTGTCATGGCGCCCGCGCGCGCCGTGCGGCGCGACCTGCCTGCCGGGTCACTCTCGACGTGTTCACGCCAACCGGGAATGCGGCGGTCGAGATAAGCTTCGAGTAAGGCGCGGTCGCGGGCCCTGCCCGCGACTTCGGAATAGAGAACCACCAGTTCATCGGGGCTCAAGCTCTGGAGCGCCCGACCGGCAAAGCGGCCTTGCCTGACTTGGCCCGCCTCGATCCACGGCTTCATCGTTTCGAGAATCTTCGGCTTGAGCAGCCAGAGGCCGATCGCCAGCAGCGGGATGCCCGCGCCCAGCCGCCCGGTCGCGGCGGTAAAGATGCCGGTCGAGATCAGCGCCCCCGCCGCGCCGCGACGCACGGCACGGCCCAAGGCATGCGCGCCCTTCTCGCCTCCGAACAGAAACGCGATTCCGATCGATACGGCGAGCACGCCCAGAAACGGGATAATCAGGCCCATCGGCACTCCAAACCGGCCGATTCCTTCCGGCCCTCTCCTCTCTATTGCGGGCAAGTCTCCCGCGCGGCAAGGGCCCGCGCCGCAATGGATGATGCCTGCGTGATTTGCTAGACAGTCGCGGCACGGTCGCCACCGCAGCCTCTCCGATCACGAGGCATTAAGGCCACCGCGCTGCGCAACAAGGACATGCCATGCCTGCCAGCCCGATCATCTACCGTACCGTCGACGACCTGCGCTCTGCCGTTGCCGCATGGCGACGCGACGGCCTTCGCGTTGGCATGGTGCCCACCATGGGCGCGCTGCATAGCGGGCATCTGGAACTCGTGCGCGCCGCGCGCGAACGGGCGGACCGCATCATCGTGACGATCTTCGTCAATCCGACCCAGTTTGCGCCAACCGAGGATTTCGGTTCCTACCCGCGCACCGAGGCGAGCGACGTCGCCAAGCTGGCGGAACTGGGCGTCGAAGGCGTGTTCGCTCCCAACGCCAACGAGATGTATCCGGCCGGCTATGCGACGACCGTATCGCTCGCAGGCCCGGCGATCGGGCTGGAGACGGACTTCCGTCCGCATTTCTTCGCCGGCGTCGCGACCGTCGTCTCCAAGCTGCTGATCGCCGGTTTTCCGGATGTCGCCCTGTTCGGGGAGAAGGATTACCAACAGCTGATGGTGGTGCGGCAGATGGTGCGCGACCTGCGCCTGCCGTCGGAGATCGTCGGCCTGCCGACCATCCGCGAGCCCGACGGCCTCGCCCTCTCCTCTCGCAATGCCTATCTCTCGGCCGAGGAGCGGCAGACCGCGACGACGATCTCGCGCGCCATGCGCCAGGCAGCGGGCTCGATCCGGGCCGGCGGGGACGTCGAGGCGGCGCTTGCCGAAGGCCGCGAGACGCTGAAGGCGGCGGGCTTCCGGGTCGATTATCTGGTGTTGCGAAATGCCGAGACGCTGGCGGAAATTGTTGACTTGGCTAGCGAGCCGCGCCGGATGCTGGCAGCCGCTTGGCTGGGCAAGACCCGCCTGATCGACAACATCGCGGTCTGAGGATCAGAGAAGGCCGAGCTCGGCGAGTTCGGCCTTCAGCGCGGAGGGCAGTTCGTCGCCTCCGCCGCCGATCGATGCCAGATCGCGCGGCGCGTCCTTCTCCAGCAGATAGCGCCAGCCTTGGAAAGGCCGCTTGGGCTGCCATTCGGTCGGCACCACTTCAGGGTCGAACACGATGCGGCAGCGCTGGATGCCGTCGTCGCCGGTAACCGCCTGCAGGTCGAGCAGGCGCTGGCGCGCCTGAACCTGACCCTTGATCACCCAGTAGAGAGACCCGCCGTCCAGCAGCTCGGGAATGCGCTTTGGCATCATGCGAGTAGTGTGCGTGTCTTCGGGATCGAGCCCCATGCCGCGCTGGCGGGCGATGTCCTGCGCGATCCAGTCGGTCAGCTGCTCAATCGATTCGACGCCGACGCAAAGCTTGATGAGATGCAGGGCCATTCCGGAACACGTGTCCTCAAACGGGAGCGCGGCGGGAGCCGCGGCAATTTTTCCACAAGGATGAATTGGCGCTCGGCTTCGGACTGGCCTATGAGCCTGTCTGGAAACGGCGCAAACTAAGCATAGGCGTTCCGCCTGTCCCGCGAAAGCGTGAAGGGCGCTCGAACATGGCGCTGACTGGACATTCGACGGCCGGCCCTCGCTGTGCCGCCCCCGGACCACGAGGCGAACATGACCGATCCGAAGCCCTCTCTCGACGACAAGGCAAGCCGCGTGGCGATGGTCGGCATCATCGCCGGCATGGCGCTGACGGCGGCCGGCATGTTCGCCCGCGAACCGATCCTCGGCGCGCTGGGCCTCATCATCCTGTTCGTCGCCGTGGTGCTGCGCCGGCCGATCGCGCGATTGCTTTCGCCGCGCTGAACCGCGAGTTGCCTCGGCCTCGCCGGTTTGGCACGATCGCAGCCGCCGATATGGCGTGGGCAGGGAGCACCGCATCGTGATCGAGATTTCCACGATCGATATCGTCGCCGTCATAGTCTTTGCGACATCGTGGATCCTCTATTCCGTGATCCTGACGCGCCTGGCCGGCAGCGGCCGCACCCTCTCCTCGGCCATGGATATCCAGCGCCGGCAGTGGATGCGCACCATGATGCATCGCGATCTCCGCATGATCGACACCGGCATCATGAGCGGGCTGCAGAACGGCACCGCCTTTTTCGCCTCGACCTCCCT is a genomic window of Kaistia defluvii containing:
- a CDS encoding DUF1489 family protein: MALHLIKLCVGVESIEQLTDWIAQDIARQRGMGLDPEDTHTTRMMPKRIPELLDGGSLYWVIKGQVQARQRLLDLQAVTGDDGIQRCRIVFDPEVVPTEWQPKRPFQGWRYLLEKDAPRDLASIGGGGDELPSALKAELAELGLL
- the panC gene encoding pantoate--beta-alanine ligase; the encoded protein is MPASPIIYRTVDDLRSAVAAWRRDGLRVGMVPTMGALHSGHLELVRAARERADRIIVTIFVNPTQFAPTEDFGSYPRTEASDVAKLAELGVEGVFAPNANEMYPAGYATTVSLAGPAIGLETDFRPHFFAGVATVVSKLLIAGFPDVALFGEKDYQQLMVVRQMVRDLRLPSEIVGLPTIREPDGLALSSRNAYLSAEERQTATTISRAMRQAAGSIRAGGDVEAALAEGRETLKAAGFRVDYLVLRNAETLAEIVDLASEPRRMLAAAWLGKTRLIDNIAV
- a CDS encoding DnaJ domain-containing protein, encoding MGLIIPFLGVLAVSIGIAFLFGGEKGAHALGRAVRRGAAGALISTGIFTAATGRLGAGIPLLAIGLWLLKPKILETMKPWIEAGQVRQGRFAGRALQSLSPDELVVLYSEVAGRARDRALLEAYLDRRIPGWREHVESDPAGRSRRTARAGAMTDEQAYQILGLSAGASEAEIRTAYRRLMKRVHPDQGGSTFLAAQINEAKERLLGGHR
- a CDS encoding D-alanyl-D-alanine carboxypeptidase, whose translation is MLMGLNPLGRHCVRSVRRALAGILVAGVALTAVTVEAAAAPNSSIVVDAKTGKVLYSKEPDALRRPASLTKMMTLYLLFGELESGRLTMSSRLRVSEFASRQRPTKLGLKPGSTIAVRDAMLGLITRSANDAAVVIAENLSGSEAAFAQRMTRTARSIGMSRTTFRNASGLPNDGQWSTARDMATLGRALQDRYPRYYKFFATKSFVYNGRVINGHNRLLGRVNGVDGIKTGYTNASGYNLVSSVKRDNRALVATVMGGNTGAARDKQMATMLEKYLPVAYAGPAKSRSLFARAQNAPAADVDDVETEVAVAAPTPAPVPAARPARAETVAVAAVATPLAKAMPLAKPLPLAKAAPIPAPAPVQVADVEDEEPVSVQAYAPEPIEPAAARGPRMVFQTGPAGKPISRPSVKTAAIVQPVPTADDDSGDSFTGSIAASAAPTAEIADGWKIQIAAAPDEDGAKLMLDRAKSKAGKMLASATPSVEPVAKGASTLYRARFAGFDNKDQARAVCAYLTKRDVSCLAVRQ